One Fulvia fulva chromosome 12, complete sequence genomic region harbors:
- a CDS encoding Meiotic recombination protein rec14, protein MNAGALYSVAQTTMSKQYLQTLTIPDAHPTDIFSLAVTPSHLLTASGASSIKIYSTRGQTIHTESAEDENPYPLVQTLEKVHHLGCHHISTSLDGKIAASVGFGGEVKVWECSEDDEWKAKGVIISPEKNAGEHWAAALNESGQYLAITTSDGRVNVYDTNSIPDDGTAQKIAEYQTKGSFGMSVDISPNGEMTASGHQNGTIHIFNNSTRRLAHSLSGLIKPVRAVKFSPANRYLAAAGDARIIALYDTQSGEQVANMTGHSSWIMSLDWNWSGEYLLSGSYDGKAKIWSMERRECVATQTESEKCLWSVKWLWHSPTARNDIFATAGAAKTLAFYREASGT, encoded by the exons ATGAATGCCGGAGCACTTTACTCAGTAGCACAGACAACGATGTCGAAGCAGTATTTGCAGACACTCACGATCCCCGACGCGCACCCCACCGATATCTTCTCGCTCGCAGTGACACCGTCCCACCTGCTCACAGCATCCGGCGCTTCGAGCATCAAAATCTACAGCACGAGAGGGCAAACGATACACACCGAAAGCGCCGAAGATGAGAACCCATACCCGCTAGTGCAAACGCTCGAGAAAGTGCATCATCTCGGTTGTCACCACATCTCCACCAGTCTAGATGGCAAGATTGCAGCCAGCGTCGG GTTCGGCGGAGAAGTCAAGGTGTGGGAGTGCTCGGAAGACGACGAGTGGAAAGCGAAAGGTGTGATTATATCACCAGAAAAGAACGCAGGCGAACACTGGGCAGCGGCGTTGAACGAGTCGGGACAATACCTCGCCATCACCACATCAGATGGCCGAGTCAACGTGTACGACACCAACAGCATCCCAGACGACGGCACGGCACAAAAGATTGCAGAATATCAGACGAAAGGCTCTTTCGGCATGAGCGTAGACATCTCACCCAATGGCGAAATGACAGCTTCAGGCCACCAAAACGGCACCATCCACATCTTCAACAACAGCACTCGCCGACTCGCACACTCCCTCTCCGGCCTGATCAAGCCAGTGCGTGCCGTCAAGTTCAGCCCAGCCAATCGATATCTGGCTGCTGCTGGAGATGCACGTATCATCGCGCTATACGACACACAAAGTGGCGAGCAGGTTGCCAATATGACAGGACACAGCTCGTGGATCATGAGTCTGGACTGGAATTGGAGTGGAGAGTACCTGCTCAGCGGCAGCTACGATGGCAAGGCGAAGATCTGGAGTATGGAGAGAAGAGAGTGCGTCGCTACACAGACTGAGAGCGAGAAGTGCTTGTGGAGCGTGAAGTGGCTGTGGCACTCGCCGACTGCACGCAACGACATCTTTGCGACCGCTGGTGCTGCAAAGACGTTGGCTTTCTACCGGGAGGCCAGTGGCACGTGA